One window of Leptotrichia sp. oral taxon 498 genomic DNA carries:
- a CDS encoding AAA family ATPase: MKKKKKGLAIGNSDFKEIIQENGYYVDKTKFIEDLLEDLSKVKLFTRPRRFGKTLNLSMLKYFFDVKNAEENRKLFENLYISKSEYMENQGQNPVILISLRNAEAENWENSFFNTKNLVKSLYKQFQYIKEKLDEFDLEDFLSIVKDKDNADWENSLKTLSRYLYEYYGKKVIILIDEYDTPMTSAWNEGYYEKSRRFFKSFYSNTLKDNEYLQFAVVTGILRVAKEGIFSGLNNLKTYTVLNNKYAESFGLIETEVKNALEYYGLEQNIEKVRKWYNGYKFGNIQIYNPWSIINYLDEKEINVYWINTSDNRLIHTAIDNADKDLFDELKNLFNNGTTEQMIMASSNMDRLKDPQEVWQLLLFGGYLTVEEKIAMNEYALKLPNYEVKTFFKDMFVQNLGGFSRFREMIKAFKKFDFDRFEELLNEIFLVSMSYHDTSKTEKPYHTFILGMMLYLDNEYTVLSNNETGYGRNDLALNPINKRDVEYIFEFKVAKTEEELEERAEEALSQIENKKYPVLLRECGVKEIVYIGMAFFGKRVKVKYKVVKN, from the coding sequence ATGAAAAAAAAGAAAAAAGGACTAGCAATTGGAAATTCTGATTTTAAGGAGATTATACAAGAAAACGGATATTATGTCGATAAAACAAAGTTCATAGAAGATTTGCTGGAAGACTTATCAAAAGTTAAACTTTTTACAAGGCCCAGAAGATTTGGAAAAACTCTAAATTTGTCGATGTTAAAATATTTTTTTGATGTGAAAAATGCAGAGGAAAATAGAAAATTATTTGAAAATTTGTATATTTCAAAAAGTGAGTATATGGAAAATCAAGGACAAAATCCTGTGATTCTTATAAGCCTGAGAAATGCCGAGGCAGAAAATTGGGAGAATAGTTTTTTTAATACTAAGAATCTTGTAAAATCATTGTATAAACAATTTCAATATATTAAAGAGAAATTGGATGAATTTGATTTGGAAGATTTTTTAAGCATTGTTAAAGATAAGGATAATGCAGATTGGGAAAATTCATTAAAGACTTTATCAAGATATTTATATGAATATTACGGGAAAAAAGTCATAATTTTAATAGATGAGTATGACACTCCAATGACAAGTGCTTGGAACGAAGGATATTATGAAAAGTCACGAAGATTTTTTAAAAGTTTTTATTCAAATACATTGAAAGATAATGAATATTTACAGTTTGCTGTTGTGACTGGAATACTCAGGGTAGCAAAGGAAGGGATTTTTTCTGGCTTGAATAATTTGAAAACTTATACAGTTTTGAATAATAAATATGCGGAAAGTTTTGGATTGATTGAAACAGAAGTGAAAAATGCTTTGGAATATTATGGATTAGAGCAAAATATTGAAAAAGTGAGAAAATGGTATAACGGCTATAAGTTTGGGAATATTCAAATTTATAATCCGTGGAGTATAATTAACTATCTCGATGAAAAAGAAATAAATGTTTACTGGATAAATACATCAGATAACAGACTTATCCATACAGCAATAGACAATGCTGATAAAGATTTATTTGACGAATTAAAAAATTTATTCAACAATGGGACAACAGAGCAAATGATAATGGCTTCATCGAATATGGATAGATTGAAAGATCCGCAAGAAGTATGGCAGTTATTACTTTTTGGAGGGTATTTGACTGTTGAAGAAAAAATCGCTATGAATGAATATGCTTTGAAATTGCCAAATTACGAAGTTAAAACATTTTTTAAAGATATGTTTGTTCAAAATTTAGGAGGTTTTAGCAGATTTAGAGAAATGATAAAAGCATTTAAAAAATTCGATTTTGACAGATTTGAAGAACTTTTAAATGAAATATTTTTAGTGTCAATGAGTTATCACGATACTTCTAAAACAGAAAAACCATATCATACTTTTATTTTAGGAATGATGTTGTATCTTGATAATGAGTACACAGTTTTATCAAATAATGAAACTGGCTATGGTAGAAATGATTTAGCTTTAAATCCGATAAATAAAAGAGATGTTGAATATATATTTGAATTTAAAGTGGCTAAAACTGAAGAAGAACTTGAAGAAAGAGCAGAAGAAGCATTGAGTCAAATTGAAAATAAAAAATATCCTGTTTTATTAAGGGAATGTGGAGTAAAAGAAATTGTATATATTGGAATGGCATTTTTTGGAAAAAGAGTTAAAGTGAAATATAAAGTTGTGAAAAACTAA
- a CDS encoding biotin/lipoyl-containing protein produces the protein MIKLYKIKIGEKVYEVEVETVTEKKGSISTNSNYDQKIQGKNDFTQNKINNSVEIGEPIKAPMQGLIVDIKVEAGQKVKTGDEIVILEAMKMENPIVAPKDGTISAIKVSKGDNVNSDDILAILSE, from the coding sequence ATGATTAAATTATATAAAATCAAAATTGGAGAAAAGGTTTATGAAGTGGAAGTGGAAACTGTTACTGAAAAAAAAGGTTCTATTTCAACTAATTCAAACTATGATCAAAAAATACAGGGAAAAAATGATTTTACACAAAATAAAATTAATAATTCTGTTGAAATCGGGGAACCGATAAAAGCCCCTATGCAAGGGCTTATTGTCGATATAAAAGTTGAAGCTGGACAAAAGGTAAAAACTGGAGATGAAATTGTAATTCTAGAAGCTATGAAAATGGAAAATCCTATCGTAGCTCCTAAAGATGGAACTATTAGCGCAATTAAAGTATCTAAGGGAGATAATGTAAATTCTGATGATATTTTGGCAATATTATCTGAATAA
- the hisIE gene encoding bifunctional phosphoribosyl-AMP cyclohydrolase/phosphoribosyl-ATP diphosphatase HisIE: MNIEQIKFDEKGLVPAIIQDYYTKEVLTLAYMNKESLEITLRDKKTCFFSRSRQELWLKGETSGNYQHVVSVKYDCDADALLVEVKKDGPACHTGAESCFFNSLFEAEDYSSFTPEKLYELIKDRKVNPNEKSYTTYLFEKGLDKILKKVGEECTEVIIGAKNNDNDELRYEIADLYYHTLVLMIEQGLTIQDVKDELAKRHVVDHKVKQEKMGGESK; the protein is encoded by the coding sequence ATGAATATAGAGCAAATAAAATTTGATGAAAAAGGGCTTGTTCCTGCGATAATACAGGATTATTATACAAAAGAAGTATTGACACTTGCATATATGAATAAAGAAAGTCTTGAAATAACTTTAAGAGATAAGAAAACTTGCTTTTTTAGCAGAAGTAGACAAGAACTTTGGCTAAAAGGGGAAACTTCAGGGAATTATCAGCATGTTGTTTCAGTAAAATATGATTGTGATGCGGATGCTTTGCTTGTGGAAGTAAAAAAAGATGGGCCTGCTTGCCATACTGGTGCTGAGAGCTGCTTTTTTAACTCGTTGTTTGAAGCAGAAGATTATAGCAGTTTTACGCCTGAAAAACTTTATGAATTGATAAAAGATAGAAAAGTTAATCCAAATGAAAAATCTTATACGACTTATTTGTTTGAAAAAGGGCTTGATAAAATTTTAAAAAAAGTTGGAGAAGAATGTACAGAAGTTATAATTGGGGCTAAAAATAATGACAATGATGAATTGAGATATGAAATTGCAGATTTGTATTATCACACTTTAGTTTTAATGATTGAACAAGGGCTTACTATTCAAGATGTGAAAGATGAACTAGCTAAAAGACATGTTGTTGATCATAAAGTTAAACAGGAGAAAATGGGCGGAGAATCTAAATAA
- a CDS encoding OadG family protein, with protein sequence MKSILFGNSAVSFGDAIYITVVSMLIVFFILLLISFVLSFFKYFSNEKDQNTINEKINDINTLKNLESENLNTNEKFSIEKIKDETMLVALLTALVDASENNKDCEIKVKNIKEIK encoded by the coding sequence ATGAAAAGTATTTTATTTGGAAATTCGGCTGTGTCATTTGGAGATGCAATTTATATTACTGTTGTAAGTATGTTAATTGTTTTTTTTATATTGCTGTTAATTTCGTTTGTATTATCATTTTTTAAATATTTTTCAAATGAAAAAGATCAAAACACCATAAATGAAAAAATAAACGATATTAACACTTTAAAAAATTTAGAATCTGAAAATTTAAATACAAACGAAAAATTCAGTATTGAAAAAATAAAAGATGAAACAATGCTGGTAGCTTTATTGACAGCTCTTGTCGACGCATCTGAAAATAATAAAGATTGTGAAATAAAAGTAAAGAATATAAAAGAAATTAAATAA
- the hisH gene encoding imidazole glycerol phosphate synthase subunit HisH, with protein MIAVIDYGVGNLFSLLSSLNYVGLDTKLTNDVEEIKSAKGIILPGVGAFRDAISNLEKYGLKDILIDEAKNGKPFLGICLGMQMLFEKSYEYGEFEGLGLINGSVEEIKKYIPENSDLKIPHMGWNNLKINDEFRNDKILKNVNVENEEYVYYVHSYFAKTDMKNIVAYSEYGTKIPGIVKNKNVYGMQFHPEKSGDTGLKLLKNWGELMK; from the coding sequence ATGATTGCAGTTATTGATTATGGAGTGGGTAATCTTTTCTCTTTGCTATCTTCATTAAATTATGTTGGACTTGATACAAAATTGACTAATGATGTTGAAGAGATTAAAAGTGCGAAAGGGATAATTTTGCCAGGAGTGGGGGCTTTTAGAGATGCTATTTCTAATCTTGAAAAATATGGATTAAAAGATATTTTGATAGATGAAGCGAAAAATGGGAAACCGTTTTTAGGAATTTGTCTTGGAATGCAAATGCTTTTTGAGAAAAGTTATGAATACGGTGAATTTGAAGGACTTGGACTTATAAATGGAAGTGTTGAGGAAATAAAAAAATATATTCCAGAAAATTCTGATTTGAAAATACCTCATATGGGATGGAACAACTTGAAAATAAATGATGAATTTAGAAATGATAAAATTTTGAAAAATGTGAATGTTGAAAATGAAGAGTACGTGTATTATGTACATTCATATTTTGCAAAAACGGATATGAAAAATATTGTTGCATATTCAGAATATGGAACAAAAATTCCTGGAATTGTAAAAAATAAAAATGTTTATGGAATGCAGTTTCATCCTGAAAAATCTGGAGATACTGGATTGAAATTATTGAAAAATTGGGGTGAATTGATGAAATAA
- a CDS encoding nucleotidyltransferase family protein — protein MKKEEILKKLKEINKKKYSILKLGLFGSFSKNSDTPNSDIDILVKMEFKKGMYQNFCNLHKRLEEIFQKKVDLVDESMFEYKFKNPKVQKYKDEIKEEILRSVIYV, from the coding sequence ATGAAAAAAGAAGAAATTTTAAAAAAATTAAAAGAGATTAATAAAAAGAAATATTCAATTTTAAAATTAGGACTTTTTGGTAGTTTTTCTAAAAATAGTGATACTCCTAATAGTGATATCGATATTCTTGTAAAAATGGAATTTAAAAAGGGAATGTATCAAAATTTTTGTAATTTACACAAAAGACTTGAAGAAATTTTTCAAAAAAAAGTGGATTTAGTTGATGAAAGTATGTTTGAGTATAAATTTAAAAATCCAAAAGTTCAGAAATATAAAGATGAAATAAAAGAAGAAATTTTACGGAGTGTAATTTATGTGTAA
- a CDS encoding phospholipase D-like domain-containing protein, which yields MEKELESESLTLFEKENENIEKTETIKVKNTLFTILNGERVDLEIEEIFDSNRFYEIKAVTFSADESFLNKYLTPFRSVDLVIGIQDVDVQVRGLKALENETKNLIESQKAIIKKKQIRFFENLSRENQESIVEEKWKLRVPISSTIHSKFYLLKNDSETRLIFGSANLSFQAFSNKRNQFENIVIFDNSPLFNQFEEYFNEITLTCTDFITKAIRKKAKSKIKVLDENNDEKQEEKFSVRFTQDENAKLQIDISKDIVKEFNDVIVKEEDSVALPIIEEIKTIDEKQKIIENEKKEELEVEKFAYELSINTISRQAKKKESMVVTPETFAKKIKPKLEVKIAIKLNQSTPERELLFSKDTDRGFGRSGLYIEENGNTKPFGQKAGKEEIKNSIESIVKLIENYRKYVIDYNDNYGSRIVEIILYAFTSPFLQDIRFKLESDSEKLDVPQFLFIGGTAGSGKSNLLQILQKMLGLSKSKPILYNNIIPTGRTKKADTITQIQLWMNENNVAPILIDEIDEEFFSNKDRGNNLIVNVSNLSTSNFDFTPCFIGTTNALEYSLPQRAQRRSYYVKNDKVFDTELKKKSVKAYTEVFEIINDTLFQDFVIRFAEKLTDDNLSWKNYSLHSSTGLIDFLYWSREIFKEYFEIAQIEMPAWFPETRYDDTVENNQSLWRKLYEYNHQDFKVQKEKGVYLFKLKSLDSEEGQSNRFGTKILPSTKYLNALSQKCKNDNNSSDIIEIKIKEFHDWIGVPLPKGLKHKKTILDFFKKKKSEK from the coding sequence ATGGAAAAAGAATTAGAATCTGAATCTTTAACTTTATTTGAAAAGGAAAATGAAAATATTGAAAAAACTGAAACTATAAAAGTTAAAAATACACTTTTTACTATTTTAAATGGTGAGAGAGTTGATTTAGAAATTGAAGAGATTTTCGATAGCAACAGGTTTTATGAGATAAAGGCTGTCACTTTTTCAGCTGATGAAAGTTTTTTGAATAAATACCTGACTCCGTTTAGAAGTGTTGATTTGGTTATTGGGATACAAGATGTAGATGTCCAAGTTAGAGGGTTAAAGGCTTTGGAAAATGAAACCAAGAATTTGATTGAGAGTCAAAAGGCGATTATTAAAAAGAAACAAATCCGTTTTTTTGAGAATCTTTCAAGAGAGAATCAAGAAAGTATTGTGGAAGAAAAGTGGAAATTAAGAGTGCCAATAAGTTCGACAATTCATAGTAAATTTTATCTTTTGAAAAATGATTCAGAGACGAGATTGATTTTTGGATCTGCTAATCTTTCATTTCAGGCTTTTTCAAACAAAAGGAACCAATTTGAAAACATTGTCATTTTTGATAATTCCCCATTATTTAACCAGTTTGAAGAATATTTTAACGAAATTACTTTAACTTGTACTGATTTTATTACGAAAGCTATAAGGAAAAAGGCGAAAAGTAAAATTAAAGTTTTAGATGAAAATAATGATGAAAAACAGGAAGAGAAATTTTCTGTGAGATTTACACAAGATGAAAATGCCAAATTGCAAATAGATATTTCGAAAGATATTGTTAAAGAATTTAATGATGTGATTGTTAAAGAAGAAGATAGTGTTGCTTTGCCGATAATTGAGGAAATTAAAACGATTGATGAGAAACAGAAAATAATTGAGAATGAGAAAAAAGAGGAACTTGAAGTTGAAAAATTTGCTTATGAATTGTCGATTAATACGATTTCACGACAGGCTAAAAAGAAAGAGAGTATGGTTGTGACACCTGAAACATTTGCGAAAAAGATAAAACCTAAATTAGAGGTTAAAATTGCTATAAAATTGAATCAGTCAACTCCTGAAAGAGAATTATTATTTTCAAAAGATACCGACCGTGGATTCGGGCGTTCGGGATTATATATTGAAGAAAATGGAAACACGAAACCGTTTGGGCAGAAAGCTGGGAAAGAAGAGATAAAAAATTCTATTGAAAGTATTGTAAAATTGATTGAGAACTATAGAAAGTATGTAATTGACTATAACGATAATTATGGTTCAAGAATTGTTGAGATAATTTTGTATGCGTTCACTTCGCCTTTTCTTCAGGATATTAGGTTCAAACTGGAATCTGATTCGGAAAAATTAGATGTTCCGCAATTTCTATTTATTGGAGGAACTGCTGGTTCAGGAAAAAGTAACTTATTGCAGATTTTACAAAAAATGCTGGGCCTTTCTAAATCAAAGCCTATTTTGTACAATAACATTATTCCGACTGGAAGAACAAAAAAAGCTGATACGATAACACAAATTCAACTATGGATGAATGAAAATAATGTAGCTCCAATTTTAATTGATGAAATTGACGAAGAATTTTTTTCAAACAAAGATAGAGGAAATAACTTGATTGTAAATGTTTCAAATCTTTCTACATCAAATTTTGATTTTACGCCTTGTTTTATTGGAACAACAAATGCTTTGGAATATTCGTTGCCACAACGGGCACAAAGAAGATCATACTATGTGAAAAATGATAAAGTTTTTGACACAGAACTTAAGAAAAAATCTGTAAAAGCTTATACAGAAGTGTTTGAAATTATTAATGATACTCTTTTTCAAGATTTTGTTATTCGATTTGCAGAAAAGTTGACAGATGATAATTTAAGCTGGAAAAATTATTCCCTACATTCTTCTACAGGATTGATAGATTTCCTTTATTGGTCTCGTGAAATTTTTAAGGAATATTTTGAAATTGCTCAAATCGAAATGCCTGCTTGGTTTCCTGAAACTAGATATGATGACACTGTAGAAAATAATCAATCTTTATGGAGAAAATTATACGAATATAATCATCAAGATTTTAAAGTACAAAAAGAAAAAGGTGTGTATTTATTCAAATTAAAAAGTTTAGATAGTGAAGAAGGACAAAGCAACAGATTTGGTACAAAAATTCTTCCATCTACAAAATATCTGAATGCATTATCACAAAAATGTAAAAATGATAATAATTCTTCGGATATTATTGAAATTAAGATAAAGGAATTTCATGATTGGATAGGAGTGCCCTTGCCGAAGGGATTGAAACATAAGAAGACAATTCTGGATTTTTTTAAGAAAAAGAAAAGCGAAAAGTGA
- the hisF gene encoding imidazole glycerol phosphate synthase subunit HisF encodes MLAKRIIPCLDVRNGKVVKGVNFTGIKEVDSPVELAKFYNQSGADELVFYDITASFEERGLFTDILKEVASQIFIPLTVGGGINTLDDFDRVLKAGADKVSVNSGAIRNPNLIEGAAKKYGDQCVVLSVDVKRVDGKFKVFAKGGRENTGIDAIEWFVNGQENGAGEVVVNSIDTDGVKNGFDLELLEILSKKLSIPIVASGGAGNMEHFRDLFKIPGIDAGLAASIFHFKEVEIMELKKYLKSNGVEMRI; translated from the coding sequence ATGCTTGCAAAAAGAATAATTCCATGTCTTGATGTGAGAAATGGGAAAGTGGTAAAAGGTGTGAACTTTACTGGGATAAAGGAAGTTGACAGTCCAGTTGAGCTTGCTAAATTTTACAATCAATCTGGGGCTGATGAGCTTGTTTTTTATGATATTACGGCTTCGTTTGAGGAAAGAGGCTTGTTTACAGATATTTTGAAAGAAGTGGCAAGTCAAATTTTTATTCCGCTTACTGTTGGTGGCGGGATAAATACGCTGGATGATTTTGATAGAGTTTTAAAAGCGGGGGCAGATAAAGTGAGTGTCAATTCAGGAGCAATAAGAAATCCAAACTTAATTGAAGGAGCTGCAAAAAAATATGGAGATCAATGTGTGGTTTTGTCAGTCGATGTAAAACGAGTTGATGGAAAATTTAAAGTTTTTGCAAAAGGTGGAAGAGAAAATACTGGGATTGATGCAATAGAGTGGTTTGTAAATGGTCAGGAAAATGGTGCTGGAGAAGTTGTTGTAAACAGTATTGACACAGACGGAGTTAAAAATGGATTTGACTTAGAATTACTTGAAATTTTATCAAAAAAATTGTCAATTCCAATAGTTGCATCAGGTGGAGCTGGGAATATGGAGCATTTTAGAGATTTATTTAAAATTCCGGGAATTGATGCAGGACTTGCAGCTTCGATTTTTCATTTTAAAGAAGTGGAAATTATGGAGTTGAAAAAGTATTTGAAGAGTAATGGTGTTGAGATGAGAATTTGA
- a CDS encoding sodium ion-translocating decarboxylase subunit beta, with amino-acid sequence MELLKILYGTTGLSMITVKQIIMIIISLILLYLAIKKQYEPYLLLPISFGMLLANLPAVANEGLMEKGGLLYYLYQGVKLGIYPPLIFLAIGASTDFGPLIANPKSLLLGAAAQFGIFIAFIGAILLGLTGKEAASIGIIGGADGPTAIYLTTKLAPHLLGSIAIAAYSYMALVPVIQPPIIKLLTTKKERMVEMTQLRFVSQKEKIIFPIAVTIIVILLVPSSAPLIGMLMLGNLIKEVGIVSNLVEHVKGALLYCITIVLGMTVGATANAENFLSLTTIKIIILGLIAFSFGTVGGVLFGKIMYKFTKGKVNPMIGAAGVSAVPMAARVVQKIGQEENPRNFLLMHAMGPNIAGVIGSAVAAGVLLIIFK; translated from the coding sequence ATGGAATTACTAAAAATTCTTTATGGAACTACAGGACTGTCAATGATAACTGTAAAACAGATTATTATGATAATAATTTCTTTAATTTTATTATATTTGGCAATAAAAAAACAATATGAACCTTATTTATTGCTTCCAATTTCTTTTGGAATGCTACTTGCAAATTTACCCGCTGTGGCAAATGAAGGACTTATGGAAAAAGGAGGACTTTTATATTATTTGTACCAAGGGGTTAAACTTGGAATTTATCCGCCACTAATATTTTTGGCGATAGGTGCAAGTACTGATTTTGGACCTCTTATTGCAAATCCAAAAAGTTTGTTATTGGGCGCTGCAGCACAATTTGGTATTTTTATAGCATTTATTGGAGCAATTTTGCTTGGACTAACTGGAAAAGAAGCCGCTTCAATTGGAATTATTGGGGGAGCTGATGGACCAACTGCCATTTATTTGACGACAAAACTTGCACCTCATTTATTGGGATCAATTGCTATTGCAGCTTATTCCTATATGGCTTTGGTACCAGTTATTCAGCCACCAATTATAAAACTGCTTACAACAAAAAAAGAAAGAATGGTTGAAATGACTCAACTTAGATTTGTAAGCCAAAAAGAAAAAATAATTTTTCCAATTGCAGTCACAATTATCGTAATTCTTTTAGTTCCATCATCGGCTCCATTAATCGGAATGTTAATGTTAGGAAATCTTATAAAAGAAGTTGGAATAGTTTCAAATTTAGTTGAGCATGTGAAAGGAGCGCTATTATACTGTATTACAATAGTTTTGGGAATGACAGTTGGAGCAACTGCTAATGCAGAAAATTTTTTAAGTCTTACAACAATAAAAATTATTATTTTAGGATTAATTGCGTTTTCTTTTGGAACAGTTGGAGGTGTACTCTTTGGAAAGATAATGTATAAATTTACAAAAGGAAAAGTAAATCCGATGATTGGTGCGGCAGGAGTTTCAGCAGTTCCTATGGCAGCAAGAGTTGTTCAAAAGATAGGACAAGAAGAAAATCCACGAAATTTTTTATTGATGCACGCAATGGGACCGAATATTGCTGGTGTAATTGGTTCAGCTGTTGCTGCAGGAGTTCTTTTAATTATATTTAAATAA
- a CDS encoding biotin--[acetyl-CoA-carboxylase] ligase, giving the protein MKENRKNVKIYKFDVIDSTNDYLRREHNNHEEFDVISAGIQTHSKARRNNDWVSLEGMAMFSFFLNERKEIKMEDYFKLPLLAGLAVIKGLKKIEDLDYKFKWTNDVYLENKKLCGILMEKADDVYIVGIGLNVNNVLPEFLESKAISLTQTKNKKYEIDEIITNIIYEFKILFENLKNGFWEEILEQINEINYLKDKNIELKFGNEIVSGIAQNINKDGEIEISIPQNEKQKSVIKSFSVGEVFEKIKIF; this is encoded by the coding sequence ATGAAAGAAAATAGAAAAAATGTAAAAATATATAAATTTGATGTAATTGATTCGACAAACGATTATTTGAGAAGAGAACATAATAACCACGAGGAATTTGACGTTATTTCTGCTGGTATTCAAACACATAGTAAAGCTCGTAGAAATAACGATTGGGTTTCACTTGAAGGGATGGCTATGTTTAGTTTCTTTTTAAATGAAAGAAAAGAGATAAAAATGGAAGATTATTTTAAATTGCCATTACTTGCTGGACTTGCTGTAATAAAAGGATTAAAAAAAATTGAGGACTTGGATTACAAATTTAAATGGACAAATGATGTTTATTTGGAAAATAAAAAATTATGTGGAATTTTGATGGAAAAGGCGGATGATGTCTATATTGTAGGAATTGGTTTAAATGTAAATAATGTCTTGCCAGAATTTTTGGAAAGTAAGGCTATTTCATTGACTCAGACAAAAAACAAAAAATATGAAATTGATGAGATTATAACAAATATTATTTATGAATTTAAAATATTATTTGAAAATTTAAAAAATGGATTTTGGGAAGAAATTTTAGAGCAAATTAACGAAATAAATTATTTGAAAGATAAAAATATTGAATTAAAATTTGGAAATGAGATTGTTTCGGGAATTGCACAAAATATTAACAAAGATGGAGAAATTGAAATTTCAATTCCTCAAAATGAAAAACAAAAAAGTGTAATTAAAAGTTTTTCAGTTGGAGAAGTTTTTGAAAAAATTAAGATATTTTAA
- the hisA gene encoding 1-(5-phosphoribosyl)-5-[(5-phosphoribosylamino)methylideneamino]imidazole-4-carboxamide isomerase: MIEIFPAIDLHNGQAVRLKQGDYNQVEVFFKNPVEVLDFFNKNNSKNLHIVDLDGAKDGNTKNYEVIKELVEKSDFFVQVGGGIRDEERIKKYIELGVNRVILGTIAVENQEFLKEMVKKYGDKIAVSVDAKDEKVAVKGWTETVELNSIEFCKKLSDIGVKTIIYTDISKDGMLNGTNLKIYKKLSKVVNSDIITSGGITFLDEIKELNKNHIYGAIVGKAIYSGNLDLEEVLEISK; this comes from the coding sequence ATGATAGAAATTTTTCCAGCGATAGATTTACATAACGGACAGGCGGTTAGATTAAAACAAGGAGATTACAACCAAGTGGAAGTATTTTTCAAAAATCCTGTTGAAGTTTTGGACTTTTTTAATAAAAATAATTCAAAAAATCTTCATATTGTGGATTTGGATGGAGCGAAAGACGGGAATACAAAAAATTATGAGGTTATAAAAGAATTGGTTGAAAAAAGTGATTTTTTTGTTCAAGTTGGTGGTGGAATCCGTGATGAAGAAAGAATAAAAAAATATATTGAATTGGGAGTAAACCGTGTTATTTTAGGAACGATTGCCGTTGAAAATCAAGAATTTTTGAAGGAAATGGTAAAAAAATATGGCGATAAAATTGCAGTTTCTGTAGATGCGAAAGATGAGAAAGTTGCGGTTAAAGGATGGACTGAAACTGTAGAATTGAACTCAATTGAATTTTGCAAAAAATTATCGGATATAGGTGTGAAAACAATAATTTATACCGATATTTCAAAAGATGGAATGTTAAATGGTACAAATCTTAAAATTTATAAAAAATTGTCGAAAGTAGTTAATTCAGATATTATTACTTCAGGCGGAATTACATTTTTAGATGAGATTAAAGAGCTTAACAAAAATCATATTTATGGAGCAATTGTGGGAAAGGCGATTTATTCGGGAAATCTTGATTTGGAGGAAGTTTTAGAAATTAGTAAATAA
- a CDS encoding DNA alkylation repair protein yields MKIQKELFSLQDKEYMKFLSKLTPNVSENTIIGVRIPEIRKLAKKLVKNNEHEDFLKELPHKYYDENLLHGAIISESKNFEKCIKLLDNFLPFVDNWAVCDTISPKIFKKYKKELIEKIKEWSQSDKTYTCRFGVEMLMTHFLDEDFKKEYLEMVADIHSEEYYVKMVVAWFFATALAKQWDYAVIYLEDNRLDVWMHNKTIQKARESLRISLEKKEYLKKLKRGKEN; encoded by the coding sequence ATGAAAATACAAAAAGAATTATTTTCACTTCAAGACAAAGAATACATGAAATTTTTAAGTAAATTAACGCCAAATGTATCAGAGAATACAATTATTGGAGTAAGAATTCCTGAAATAAGAAAATTGGCTAAAAAATTGGTAAAGAATAATGAACATGAAGATTTTTTGAAGGAATTGCCACATAAATATTATGATGAGAATTTGTTGCATGGAGCAATTATTTCAGAGAGCAAAAATTTTGAGAAATGTATTAAATTGCTTGATAATTTTTTGCCATTTGTTGATAATTGGGCGGTTTGTGATACGATTTCTCCAAAAATTTTTAAAAAGTATAAAAAAGAATTGATTGAAAAAATAAAGGAGTGGTCTCAATCAGATAAAACTTATACTTGCAGGTTCGGTGTAGAAATGTTGATGACACATTTTTTGGATGAAGACTTTAAAAAGGAATATTTGGAAATGGTAGCGGATATTCATTCTGAGGAGTATTATGTGAAAATGGTAGTTGCTTGGTTTTTTGCGACGGCACTTGCAAAACAGTGGGATTATGCGGTGATTTATTTAGAAGATAACAGATTGGATGTTTGGATGCATAATAAGACGATACAGAAGGCCCGAGAAAGTTTGAGAATTTCGTTGGAGAAGAAGGAGTATTTGAAAAAATTGAAGAGAGGGAAAGAAAATTAA